tatttttggttatgagTACTGAGTAGTTAGTTATCAATTTACCACTCCTTTATGATATAGGGTGCCGGGACCTATATGTTTAGAATTGATAATGAGCGGGTCATAGACGCAACAAGGACAGGAAGCATTGCTCACCTTATCAATCATTCATGTGAGGTATGGTCAAGCAGTTTTGAcgatttgttatttaatttacttaGTATCTGCAATATCATCACATTACTTATGGATATGCTTCTGTACAGCCAAATTGCTATTCAAGAGTCATCAGTGTTAATGGTGATGAGCATATTATCATATTTGCAAAGAGAGATGTCGCAAAATGGGAGGAGCTGACCTATGATTATAGGTTTATCTTCGTGCCCTTTAGTTCTCGGGTGACTTTGAAATTCCATTATTACCTGATTCTTTATCTATAAATTTGCAGGTTCTTTTCAATTGATGAGCGCCTTGCATGTTACTGTGGTTTCCCAAGATGCCGGGGTGTTGTTAATGACACAGAAGCCGAAGAACGACAGGCAAATATTCATGCTTCTCGCTGTGAGTTAAAAGAGTGGACAGAGTCCTGAGAGGTAAGctatatttgttaatatgtTAATTTGGGAAGAGTTTGTTCTTTGCAGCTACTGAAAGCTAGTTTCCAGGTTAGTAGATGTCTTATCtccattgaagaagatgacttcTTTAACCTGTCTTGATATCTTCGCTAACGGCGTTATTTCATGGTGAGGAATGCATTGCAAATAGGATTCATTAgtcacaaaataaaacttttatctCAATGCAAGTTGTCTAATTTACTTGCAAAATCCTGCTGTTTACCATTGAATGGAAGCTCCTAACCATCTGTTTCGACTTGCATGTGCTTACTTGATCTTCACATCTGCCATTTCTACAGTCTGCACGAGATATTTGTGAGGACATCACACATTTGCGAATTCTCATGGTTCTGGCTAACTTTCCCCTCTACAGATGCAGATTAATCTCCCTGAACACATACTGTTACTCTCAATACCCTGACTTGAGATCGTTCATTCTATTCCAAGGTTTTGTAACAATCCATTTCTTGTACAGATACTAATTATTTCTTACTCAGTAAAGCTTTTTGTAACAAGAGGCACATTACAATCTTTGGGTAAATGAAAAAAGCAGAATTCTCTTATTTCTCCAGACTCAAATGAGCCTTAATCTACTGTTTCACTTATTGATCAGGTTCTTTATACACGATGGTTCCACTAATATCCATATCATCATGCTACCAAACATTTGATATCAGAATGTGATTAGAGATTTAACAGAGGATGATGTTGTTGAGTCAGAAATATGAGGtgcattgtttttttcagtcTGACACAACATGTGAAGGAAGAAGTCCTTACCACTCCTTTAAGTCCTCTGTAGTCTAGCTTTATTCCcacctttttttggttatctGTGCATGTGACCATTATTGGTCGTATCCCTTGACCCATTCCCTCACACGCACATACACAAACGCACGTGTATACATGTTTTTGTGTCACTGTGTCTGTGTATATATTACTCAGCTCTGGAGTATGATGCTTCTGTAGTTCAGTTTACTTGTGTCCAAATGTCAAAACCTCTCAAGTTCCTTCTTTGGTCATCTCTTgctctcttgcttcttcaaaTAGGTAAATTCAAAGCTTAAAAACTTTTCATTGTAATTTTACATATAGACATGTGATTGGGGTTGTATGTATAGGTTCTGGGGCAATATGTGAGGGCAAAAGCAGCGAACCGGCGGTGAGGCAGACGCAGGTGAAGTGGAGAGAAGGAAAGAAGTTCAGAGTCGAGGTAATGAACAAATGTCCCATGTGTCCAATCATCAACCTTCGTCTGAAATGTCAAGGATTTCCTCAGTCGCTTGTGGACCCCACATTCCTCCGTGTTCTCTCCTCTTCCGCCGGAAACTGTGTGGTTAACGATGGCTTGCCACTGAGTCCAATGCAGACTCTCTCCTTCAACTACTCCAACACACACCAGTTTGCTCTGCGACCTCTTTCTTGGTCTTTTCAGTGCGagtaaatcaataaattagttaaatcaataaaatggTCATCATCAATCTGCTGGGTTTCTTCgtattatctatatatcaGACCTTTTTCTTTACCATTTTAGCAAAATGTTGAATCTATGTACAAAAGATAAACTATAAGGAGTCTCTAAAGGAGGAAAAGAGTCATGAGGAGAAgtaaagaaaatagaagaCACATAGAGGTATCCAAAGGTAATGCAGAAGAGATAAAATGTGAGCCTACTAGATGAACTGTTCCTGTGCCTTcgtcttttacttttatgcTTGATGAGCCTGCAAAGACAgataaaacaaagataaaatagttttaaattcGAAATCTTTCCCACTCACAATGAGACATGAATCGTTTGAGTGTATGAATATAGCACTTACAGTTGTATTCAGTCCACCCAATGAGCTGATTTTCGAGATCGTAGAGAACAAGCTTGTTTGAAAGCACCAAATCTGCAAAAGAGAATGTAAGATATTGTGGGCATTGGATTAAATCACACGGGGTTCATTGTCACTGACAGCAAGAGAACACAATGGGCTTTTTCCACAAACTGAATTGCATGCAATTAAACTTTGTCACTAAGTCATGCTTTTGTATAATGTGACTGCAAACTATGTATCCAATTTAAGGTACCTCCCAAAAGTGTCATGTTTCTCCTATCTCTGGATTGCATTGCGCTATTTTGCCAACCAATGCACCACATTCCTTCCTGTGAAATTTTGGGGTTATGAGTTTGGTATGCAATGGATAGAAAGATTGAGGGTAAAATCAGGTTGCAACAAGAATATTACAAGAGCCAAAAATCAACCATAAAGGCTGAAGATGCTTACATGAGGGAACAGATAGTCATGAGGATAAACCCTGAGGAAAACCGAGTTCTCGAAATGGAAAGTGACATTCGGAAACCCCTCATCAACTCTGCAGCAAAGGTAAGATGTGGTTTTCACAAGAAAACTATTGTGTGATACGTTGACATCACAATGAGCAGTTGCGTACATGCAAACCATCCACAATGATGTCCAACGGTATTCTTGGCAGATGcctatttgaaaattttgtagtGTAAATCATTAAATGAAGACGTATAACTAACCTGCCAGAGTACTGAAAGCATTTATAATCTTTATCCACTATGTGAACTTTTAGAGCAGGCTCCTGCGAGGTTATCTAATAAAAGAACCAGATTTATGAGACCCTGCAGTTCAATTTCTTAAAGGAACTGGATATTTTCTTGAACTGTACCTTCTTCACCAATGGTTCATAGATTATCTCTGGAAGATAGGCCAAGGTTGTACCACTGTCAATTATCGCTCCTTTTCTATCTCCAGGTTGAAATAAATCGGCTGGGATAGTTAGAAACTCCTGACCAACTTGAACTGCTGTCATATTGACATTGTAATGTGGTCTgcaattgaaaacaaaaaaagtcgGTTAACAAAAAAGAGCTAGAGAAAGAACACATTCACCATTTCAGACGAAGCTTTCATGTAAAGTACActaatgttattttctttctctaaataAGAACTGCAAGAAGTTTCACTCTACTATTTGTAACATAGTGGCTGCCTCTACCAGTATATCATTGAGCTTCTTATGATTGTATTTGAAgtataaaaggaaaaacattataaaaggaaaacaatgTT
This sequence is a window from Arabidopsis thaliana chromosome 1 sequence. Protein-coding genes within it:
- a CDS encoding PHD finger protein (PHD finger protein; LOCATED IN: endomembrane system; BEST Arabidopsis thaliana protein match is: unknown protein (TAIR:AT1G32583.1); Has 93 Blast hits to 91 proteins in 14 species: Archae - 0; Bacteria - 0; Metazoa - 0; Fungi - 0; Plants - 93; Viruses - 0; Other Eukaryotes - 0 (source: NCBI BLink).) produces the protein MSKPLKFLLWSSLALLLLQIGSGAICEGKSSEPAVRQTQVKWREGKKFRVEVMNKCPMCPIINLRLKCQGFPQSLVDPTFLRVLSSSAGNCVVNDGLPLSPMQTLSFNYSNTHQFALRPLSWSFQCE